A segment of the Bdellovibrio sp. ArHS genome:
GATTTCCGCTACGGAACTGGAAAGTGCAAAGACGAAATGGCAAAGTAAGGGAATCACTAGAAACAGGGCCGATTTGATTGCCTGTTTTTTTGGGACCCTAGGGGCACAGTTTGATATCGAAACGGTCATTGAGTCTGCAAGACAGCTTAAAGATAAAAATGCCTCTGCGTTGTTTGTTATTTGTGGCGCGGGAGAAAGTCTAGAAAGGTATAAGAATCTGGCAAAGGACCTGGATTCTGTCATTTTCCCTGGTTGGGTAGGGGCCGCCGACATTAAAGCTCTTATGGATATCTCAGATGTGGGACTTGCGCCTTACTATGAGAGTGTGGGATTTAAGGGCAATATCCCTAATAAAACAATCGAATATCTTTCCGCAGGGCTGCCTGTCGTATCCAGTTTGCGCGGTTACTTTGAAGATTTTTTAAGAGAACAGCAGTGTGGTGTTTCTTATGCAGCGGGAGATTCGCAAGCTCTGACAGCTCAGCTTTTAAGTGTTTTGAATAATAAGAGCGAGCTGTCCAAAATGAAGAACAATGCGTCTTCAGTTTTTAACGAAAGATTCAAGGCAGAAAATGTTTATGGAGATATGATTAAATATCTCCATAAAATCTCTTTAGCGAGTGGCTCCATTAATAATTAATGGAGTTTTTCGGCTGGCAATTTCCAGAAGGTTGTCATCGGCACCCATAGACTTCAATAGTTTTTGCACACCATTGAGGGCGGTTTCTCTTGAAAACGGAGCAACAAGAGTCAGTAAAATGATGCAAATATCCCCGATAAACGTTCTGTTATGAACGTAGAAAAGACCCAACTTGATTTTTCCAGGTCTGATCAAGTGGTGATAAGCATAGTCCGGATCGCTGGCACCATTTAAGATATCACCTTCATCGGAATAAACTATGGAAGCAAAATCTGTGATGCCTTGATCGATGCTTAACAACTGTCTTTCGGTTTCGTTATAAGCGTCCGTTTCAACTTTCACGTTGGGTCTTGGGCCCACCAAGCTCATATCGCCAACCAGCACATTCCATAGTTGCGTAATTTCATCAATTTTCCACTTTCTAATAAAGTGGCCAACTTGAGTGATTCTGGGATCGCTGGCGCTGGTTGAATTGACACCGGTTTTATCGGCGTTAAGGCGCATAGAGCGCATCTTTAGCATTCTAAAAATCTTCCCGTCTTTGCCAACGCGAGGGGCACGGTAAAAAGGCGATCCCTTATCTTCCTTCCAGACGAAAAACATCACCGGCAATAGGATCGGCGACAATGCCAACAAACCGAAAAAAGAAACAAAAATATCTAAAAGTCTTTTCACAAAAAATTCCTATTTATTCTAATGAACCATCTTCAAGATGCGGTTCAGAATATATTCTGCATCCATGTTATAATATTTTCTCAAATAATTCTGGCTTCCGACCACAGACGAGTAGGTATCTTGCAAGCCAATTCTTAAGAATTGTGATGGATAAGCTTGCGACATAAGGGCTGACTCGGCAACCGCTCCGGCAAGTCCTCCGGTCAGATTGTGTTCTTCAATCGTGACAAGATACTTATGATTTTTAATAACGTCTTTTAGACCGTCGTCATCAAAAGGCTTAAGTGTGTGCACGCTAATCACGGAGCTGCTAATACCTAAAGTGTCGAGCTTTTTTGAAACTTCTAAGGCCACTTCGGTAATACCACCCACGCTAAGCAAAGCCAAACTGGAACCCTGTTTTAAAGTGCGAAGTTTTCCGAATTTAAAAGATTCGTTTTCTAACGGCACCGTATCCGCCTTGGATTTATCCAGTCTTAGATAACAAACGCCGGGGGTACTCGCGGTGGCTTTCGTCGCTTCTGCGGTTTCCCAAAGATCGCTTGGTGCGAAAACTTTGACACCGGGAAGAGATCGCATGATAGCCAAATCTTCCGTGGCGTGATGGGACATTCCCAGAGCGCCATAGCTGAAGCCCCCACCGATGCAAACGACTTTAACGTTGGCGTTGTGGTAGCAAGCATCGTTTCTGATTTGCTCCAGACAGCGCAAAGATGGAAAGTTTCCAATAGAATAGATGTAAACCGTTCGACCTTCCAGAGCAATTCCGGCAGCGACGCCAGCCATGTTCTGTTCGGCAACTCCGATATTAAGGAATTGGTTCGGAAATCTTTTGGCAAAGTCAGTTAAAACACCGAAGCCCAGGTCCCCTGTAATCAAGAATATTTTGGGATCTTTTTCTGCCAGTTCGGTCAGAGTTTTTATAAATTGATCTCTCATTTTTTCCCCTCAAGCTCAGCCAGAGCTGATTCGAACTCTTCTCCTTTAGCCGTACGATAATGCCAAAGAACCGAGTTTTCCATGAAAGAAACACCTTTTCCTTTGGTCGTATGGGCAATCACGCAAAGAGGTTTTTCTGTCGTCGCAAGATTTTCGGTGATTTTTGTTTCAAGGTCTTGATGATTGTGTCCATCGACTTCGACGACATTCCAGCCGAAGCTTTGCCATTTGGAGGCGAAAGGCTCCAAAGCCAAAGTTTCCTGAACCGACGCCAGACTTTGAATCTTATTGTAGTCGATGATTGCCACTAAGTTAGATAATTTATGATGGCCAGCGAATAGAATGGCTTCCCAGTTTGAACCTTCGTCGCATTCGCCGTCACTGAGCAGAACAAAGACTCGATGTTTTTTCTTATCGAGCTTCGCCGCGTAGGCCATGCCGGCGCCGACGGGCAGGCCATGCCCTAAGGAACCGGTTGATAGTTCAACGCCCGGAATGTCCTTATGAGAAACGTGACCACTCAAAATAGAGCCATCTTGGTAGTGAGTTTCTAGCACCGACGTACTGAAAAAACCTCTTTCCGCAAGCGCCGCATAAACACCGGCACCCGCGTGCCCTTTGCTTAAGATGAAGCGATCGCGGTTGGGGTCTTTCGGATTCTCGGGGTTAACATGAAGAACTTTGCCGTATAAAACGGCAACGATATCTGCCATCGAGAATACCGAGCCGATATGAGAACTTCCACCTTTGCTGGTCATTCTTAAGGCGTGAATGCGAATTTTCTTTGCGAGACTGGCCAAATCCATAACGTCCATCCAAACGATTAGTCGATAACTGCAAATCCAATATAAGGGTCAAAATCAAGGCGTTCTATGCGCAATTTCTTCTGCGCCGTCGCCTCAAGCATGGCCATGGTTTCACCTGGCCATAGCGGATTATCCAACTCATCAAACGCAATGACGGCCCCTTTAGGCATTCTTGGTAAGAAGTGCTCCAAAGCCACCTTGGTGGGTTCGTATAAGTCAAAATCCAGGAACAAAAGGCTCACGAGAAGGTGCGGATGTTCTTCGATAAATTTCGGAATGGTTTGTGTGGCATCACCTTTGATCAGTTTGACCTTAGGGATGTGCCCCAGGAATCTTGTGGAATCGTTGATTTCCGCCAACTTTAAGATTTCTTCTTGCGAGTCCGCATACAGATCGCCGCGCTTTACGTGCGCTGAAAAGTTATTGAGATCTTTTTCCGAAACCGCAGGAAAGCCGGCAAAGGAATCGAAACCGTAAATTCGTCGGGTC
Coding sequences within it:
- a CDS encoding glycosyltransferase family 4 protein; the encoded protein is MKVWLVTVGEPLPTDSGGVRLLRVGILANMLSEAGHEVVWWNSTFDHSQKKHRASSNTDIQYKDNFLIKLLRGCGYSANISLRRIWDHLLVARQFKKLSRNMSKPDVILCSLPTLELSWATVSYGRKHGVPVILDIRDLWPDLFLEHVPAKLRFVAKLLLLPMKWMAIHSCRRATAITGCAPDFVEWGLNLANRKANPTDKYFPFGYSVGKISATELESAKTKWQSKGITRNRADLIACFFGTLGAQFDIETVIESARQLKDKNASALFVICGAGESLERYKNLAKDLDSVIFPGWVGAADIKALMDISDVGLAPYYESVGFKGNIPNKTIEYLSAGLPVVSSLRGYFEDFLREQQCGVSYAAGDSQALTAQLLSVLNNKSELSKMKNNASSVFNERFKAENVYGDMIKYLHKISLASGSINN
- a CDS encoding sugar transferase; its protein translation is MKRLLDIFVSFFGLLALSPILLPVMFFVWKEDKGSPFYRAPRVGKDGKIFRMLKMRSMRLNADKTGVNSTSASDPRITQVGHFIRKWKIDEITQLWNVLVGDMSLVGPRPNVKVETDAYNETERQLLSIDQGITDFASIVYSDEGDILNGASDPDYAYHHLIRPGKIKLGLFYVHNRTFIGDICIILLTLVAPFSRETALNGVQKLLKSMGADDNLLEIASRKTPLIINGATR
- a CDS encoding transketolase C-terminal domain-containing protein, which gives rise to MRDQFIKTLTELAEKDPKIFLITGDLGFGVLTDFAKRFPNQFLNIGVAEQNMAGVAAGIALEGRTVYIYSIGNFPSLRCLEQIRNDACYHNANVKVVCIGGGFSYGALGMSHHATEDLAIMRSLPGVKVFAPSDLWETAEATKATASTPGVCYLRLDKSKADTVPLENESFKFGKLRTLKQGSSLALLSVGGITEVALEVSKKLDTLGISSSVISVHTLKPFDDDGLKDVIKNHKYLVTIEEHNLTGGLAGAVAESALMSQAYPSQFLRIGLQDTYSSVVGSQNYLRKYYNMDAEYILNRILKMVH
- a CDS encoding transketolase — protein: MDLASLAKKIRIHALRMTSKGGSSHIGSVFSMADIVAVLYGKVLHVNPENPKDPNRDRFILSKGHAGAGVYAALAERGFFSTSVLETHYQDGSILSGHVSHKDIPGVELSTGSLGHGLPVGAGMAYAAKLDKKKHRVFVLLSDGECDEGSNWEAILFAGHHKLSNLVAIIDYNKIQSLASVQETLALEPFASKWQSFGWNVVEVDGHNHQDLETKITENLATTEKPLCVIAHTTKGKGVSFMENSVLWHYRTAKGEEFESALAELEGKK
- a CDS encoding TylF/MycF/NovP-related O-methyltransferase, which produces MTTVNVEAGLRTNAEKVEAQLIKECFEKNPEPWEKKLENFPKYVRRQNLTRFLALYEIFKRVQPVKGSIIECGVFRGFGTMTWAKLSAILEPVNLTRRIYGFDSFAGFPAVSEKDLNNFSAHVKRGDLYADSQEEILKLAEINDSTRFLGHIPKVKLIKGDATQTIPKFIEEHPHLLVSLLFLDFDLYEPTKVALEHFLPRMPKGAVIAFDELDNPLWPGETMAMLEATAQKKLRIERLDFDPYIGFAVID